Below is a genomic region from Pan troglodytes isolate AG18354 chromosome X, NHGRI_mPanTro3-v2.0_pri, whole genome shotgun sequence.
ttacaaattatatGTTAGGATTAATATGgattaaaaatcatttactatAGTTAAAAAATTTGTATTCTGTTATGATTAAAAACTACATctgtttaaatctttctttttaacgGATGCTTTAGTTACTActaaagtaaatataaatgatttatGGATTCTCTGGGAAGAAAAATGCTCACTACTTAATAAGATGAGATTTTAACCTTAGAATGAATTAGCATCTTTGCATTTTGCTTTgctaataattttctttgctttcagtcCTTTTGTTATTAAGGATATATTTGAGTAGTCTTAGAGTCTGAGAAATTATTTCTATTGTTGATCAGGAAAGCTTAGAAAATTTAAACAGTGAGTAATCAGCTGTCACACTTGAAACCTAGAGGTGCAATCTGAAATTACATATCAGCTGTTACAGAAATGAGCTTACTCATAAAATTCTGCTGCATTCTGCAGAAAATATGGCAGAGATTTAAGTCTCCCTATGTTTCACAATTACTGATCATAATATAAATATGCCAAATATTGCCCATGAAAAATATGGGCTGGGAGTTATTAAGTATTTATTCTGAAATATAGTATCagttataaaatggaaaattgcTGGTCTAATAAATATACAGGAGCCCATACAATTCTCCTGTACAACCGCTAGTCTAATCCCGTATCTCCAGTTGACTACTTGACATTTCCACTTAGATGACCTTAATATTTAATACTAACCCATTATTTGATGCTGAGTCTTTGATGCAGTGTTGCAACTTCCAATTACAATGTTTCCATGGAAAAAATAGACTCTGCTTAGTGACATGTCTTACAACTTAGTGAAAAATTACTATTGTCTGTCCAAAGGACACTTGTGCTTGCTTCTCCCATTATCACTACAAACTCTTTATATCCCAAATTGCATTCCTCTCTTATTACAAACTTACCAGACAGGCAAAACTGTTTAGCATAGTTGAAAGCATTAGATTGGTGTCCTACTTTGGATTCTGCCACTAGTTGTATGACCCTCCCcagacatcatttttttcttatatgtaaaatgaggatgttgGACTAGAAGATCTTTAACATCCTTTCAGTTACCTTGCTATGAAAATTGAGGTCTTTAAGTGTATCACTCTGGGTGGGTCGTATGACCTGAAATGTCACCAATTTTTTTCTGGTCTCAACATGAGACTCTTTATTACCTTATCCATTCAGTTATCAAacagctttgtaattttttttcttttttcttttttttcttttttttttttttgagatgtaatcttactctgtcgtccacgctggagtgcagtggtgcgatcttggctcactgcaacctctgcctcctgggttcaagcaatgctcctgcctcagcctcccgaatagcttggactacaggcgcacgccaccacacctggctaatttttgtatttttaatagagacagagtttcaccatattggccagactggtctcgaactcctgacctcatgatctgtccgcctcggcctcccagagtgctgggattacaggtgtgagccactgcgctcggcttTGTAAATTTTCATGTTAtatttttcctatctattcccatttttctttccatgtttgcTTATTTTCATCCACGCCTAGATTACAAGAGCTTCCTATCTAATTCCAATCTTTCCTCACTCTATTTTGTCCCCATAGTGCTTTTTAGCTGATCTTCCCTAAAGACCAGTTTCATCAAGTTACTTCTTAGAAAATGTTATCGGCCTACTTCTGCATATCATATGACAGTTTCTGGTTCTTCTGTTGAGCTTTCAAATCCCTAGCACTGATTTTCTGTGTTAATCATATTGACATATGATTAAATGATacgatatctagaatatatgtcACCTCATACTATGTTTTTTTCCATCTATGACTTTACTAAATTATTCTCCTTACCTGaatgtcttttccttttccccctATCATTCTGAAACACTGCCTTGTGAAATTAACCCAGGCACTTTAGCAACCTGTGACATTCTCTGAGGGATTGTGCTGCTTTTTTAAGGGTCCAAAACCATGGcaagggatggaaaaagaaaagtatatctCTTTATTGAGTGTTGCCTTTGTGCCAGGCATGTTACCACATTTAAACCACTCAACAATCCTTTGAGACTGATGATATTGACCACATTTTACTACTAACTCTGAGGCTCAAAGAAACAAACTAACCTACACAAGGTCACACTGCTAGTGAgcagtggagctgggatttgaactccgGGATCTTTTTACTtatccctgaaaaaaaaatgaccaaggtaCCATTAATTACCTTTTTTACACCCCTCCCTCCCCAACAAACGCATAAAGAGAAGTAAAGGTACAAATTTAAGTGCCTAGCAGATATTCTCCAAGATTTaggtgaatttttttaattatattttgaaagtatAGGTATTTCAAGAGTTCTTCCATTTACCTCATTTATCAAAGGAACTTGATGTAGGGGAGGCCTTTTGTCTGATAAgaagtatctcttttttttttttaggggccACAGGGAGATTTCTGATGTGATTTGAAGTCAAAGAGAAAATAGCAcgcattttcttttttgcaattAAAGGCTGAAAAAGAGATGGTATTCATATGTGCATTCAGCAATCATCCTTTCATAACACCACCTAGATAACAATTAGGGTCAAGGGTGAACAGTTCAAGCAGTGTTAGTTAATgagattttatgttttgttttcttttgtttttttttttgagatggtcgctctgtctcccacgctggagtgcagtggcacgatctcggctcactgcaacctccacctcccaggttcaaacgatactcctacttcagcctcctgagtagctgggattacaggtgcgcaccaccacacccagctaatttttgtatttttagtagagacggagttttgccatgttggccaggctggtctcgaactcctgacctcagatgatccacccacctccgcctctcaaagtgctgggattacgggcataagccactgcgcccagccgttaatgagattttaaaagaagTTATACAGATTGTTGGTAGTCACTTATGTACTTGGACTTGTCAATAACTGTCATAGTGAAAATGTGGTTTTTAAGAGTAGTAGCTACTTATGGGGATGTAGAAAGAATGGCCTCTCTCTTAGacaatttcattttaaacatcATAGTCATCTTTTGCATAGTGATTGACTcctatctttgtggtttcatttatttctttgtgattgATTCCCCAGTGCCTGCCTGCAGTCCATTGCAACTCTCCCAAACTTTAATCCTGCAGCTTCAGCCCACTGCTAGATATTTCCGTTGATGACCTGTCATCTGAAACCTAGCATTCATCATGTGCTGTGTTGTATAATTGTATGTCTGTGTTATTGTATTACTTTCCCAAGTAAAGTTTTTGCGTAAGGACTTAACACTGCTTTGAATCCCCTGTACCTATTATACTGCTGTGTACAAAGTAGGAGTTCAAATACATGTGATCGCAATAGTCTTCATGACTAAAGTAGCTCTTCGCTTTTTTGGTAACCGTAGAAGCCTAGAAATTATCCAGAGTTCAGATACAGTTCCAAGCTCTATAGAACCAAAACACAGCAAAAAGGTACTGTTTTATACCTTGTAAAAATGAAGtcagtatatttgaaaattgtcaTGTGCTCCTTGTAGAAGAAAAGACTTTACCTTTTTGATGAAtgacttaaatatatttatttaaaattaaatccaTTCTAACTTTTGGAGGTAATTGATATATTTATAACCTTGGTCATGGCGGTGACCATGCATATACTTGAGTATATGCATATGTGCAaaagtatacataaatatatataaaattatagcacGTATTTTTGCTGTTTGTCTTAAATTGATTTTCTGTATGGTAGGCTTGCTTTTATTCCTCCTTTGTCTACACTTTgtcttctatgatttttttctaatttttctcttgtAATACTTCTGGTTCTTAaagtgttttactttattttaacagcatatttaaaattattttattatttatttattttttgagactgagtcttactctgtcatccaggctggtatgcagtggcacaaacatgtctcattgcagcctcaacctcccaggttcaagcgatcctcccatctcagaccacaggcatgtgccaccacacccaactaattttttttcctttctttttttttttttttttttttttttttaatagagatgaggtctcgctatgttggacaggctgctctggaactcctgggcccaagcgatcctcccacctcagccttgcaaaatgctggaattacaggcatgataatttttttttttttttttttttagagagacggggtctcgccacattgcctaggctggtcttgaactcctaggctcaagcagtcctcctgcctctgcctcacaaagtgctgagattacaggcgtgagctactttGCCCGgccttaatttattttaattgtcttGAGGTCACTAATACAGACTTGAGGTCAAAGACCAAGATGTATTTGTCTTTATATTGACAGTAAGTTTAGCAGAGTCTCTGGCAAAAAGCCAGTTAGTGGCACATCATTCAGGTCTCCCCAGATGGAGACCAGTGCTTCTTATTCATTACAGTGTGGAGGCCCTAGTCATATTCTCATTATACATTAAAAACTTTAATGATGATTGACTCTTCGGTTACCATTTTAATAAGTCTTGATTATGAGTCTAAGCTTTTCAAAAACATCTTTCATTGAATAACTATAtgcaaagaatatatatttatatacttatgtTGCTGCTTTGTATAAAATAAGCATGAATCAGAATTAATGTCCTCTGATTCTATATTTGCcattagtcttttttctttttttttcttttgagatggagtctgactatctcccaggctggagtagtgcagtggcacgatctcggctcactgcaacctccacctcccaggttcaagcgattctcctgcctcagtgtcccgagtaactacaggcacatgccaccacacccagctaatttttgtatttttagtagagacagggtttcaccatgttggccaggctggtctcaaactcctgacctcaggtgatccacctgccttggcctcccgaagtgctgggattacaggcatgagccaccacgccgggctgcCATTAGTCTTATATTAAAGGAAGCCCTCTTAGCACAGCCAGCAGCACGTCAGTCTCATAAACTAACTTTTAATCGATGTGGAAAATATATTGTAGTATTTAAAATGTAGTCTGAACAAATTTTGCTTTCCTTCCCCGCACCCtccttatttttataaagttaccAGGCAGTGACATTGCCAGTGGGAGTGATGTACTTTCTGATGTCATACCCAGTATTCCAAGTTCACCTTGCCTGCtacctaaaaagaaaaacaagcaccGGAATTTAGATGAACTCCCTTGGAGTGCAATGACAAATGATGAGCAGGTAAAGATCTTGACATTCTTAATTAAAAGCTTTTATGTGGAGACTAGGTAAAGCTCAGTTTATTGCCTGTTTAAAGCTACTGGGGAAATGTGGATTGCTTAGTAAATCTGAATTTGAGCTTTAACGGTTTTTCAGGGAAAAAATATAACCTTAAGTGCTTCTGCTATGTAAACATTATAATTGACATAATAAAGGATCAGAAGTTTTAGCAATGATcttatttgttgtaattttttcaTCACATAGGTGGAATATATTGAGTATCTGAGTCGGAAAGTGAGTACTGAGATGGGTCTTCGGGAGCAACTTGATATTATTAAGATCATTGATCCTTCTGCTCAAATCTCCCCTACAGACAGTGAGTTTATTATTGAACTTAACTGTCTCACAGATGAAAAACTGAAGCAGGTATGTAAAGAAAATACAGATTATTTACCTATTAAAAATACCACCATCTTATAAAATGTAGACTAAAATAATCATGTGTAAATACATAGATAATTAAGGCCAAAATCACTGCTGCGAAAGGtaatattagaaaaaatgatGGCACATTGATTTAAGAGGTTTTATGTACATCTCACCTGCCAGTACCTTTCTGGGATCAATGTGAATCTAGAACCTGCTTTTCAGTTGTATAGGATTTGAAATTTAATGTCACCATTTACGGAGTGGTTAGGTTAAGGTATAGATTTATTCTAACTCAGTTTACAGGAGACTAATTGACAATCAAAATACTAATTAATGAGAGCTATTCTTGATAAACAGCTGAGGGATTTGAGTAGTTTTATGCAGTAATAATTGAGCCAGGCTAGGGTGAAACCTAGTGAATTTTCCCTCTGCTGTTCTGAAATACGCATCTCTGGTACTCTGgtatcatcttctttttttttttttgagacagagtctcactctggagtgcagtgacgcgatctcggctcactgcaacctccactgcccgggttcaagtgattctcctgcctcagcctcccaagtagcggggattacaggcacctgccaacgtacccggctaatttttgtatttttagtagagatggggtttcaccatcttgaccaggctggtcttgaactcctgacctcgtgacccacctgcctcggcctcccaaagtgctgggattacaggcgtgagccgctgcacctggcctctggTATCTTCTAAATACaatttttgctgttctttttctggTACGTAGCTGAGTGAATACTTACGTTCTTATGTTCTACTtttgatttgtttctttgttttgcatttatcattatttatgaaaaatttctCTTATTTCAGTATTTCTCCCAGCAGACATACTATAATTTTCTACATTCCAGCAAATTTTTCATTAGTATGATAAATTGATGTCTTGCATTTGAAGACAGGTATTGTTGGCCCCTAGCTAAGATTTAGGAAACATCCTAATCTTAGATAAAATCAGCAGCTTACTTAAATTGTCTTAAGTGGAGACTTTTAACAAATGCCTAAtctcatctattttattttattgttagtttGTATTTTGAGTACCATTTTTTTACATTCCTAAATTTCTGAAGGCGAGTAGCCTTCCATTTACTGATTATATTTTATGTGCTTTTAAAATCCAGCTCTATAACGTGTTTTCTAGCTTTTTGAGCATTGTCTATTTTCTAgtacttatttctaaatttagcCTTTCTATTCTACCTTACGTATGCATCTGCAGCACTTTTGACAATCTTTTAGATTAAGTACAATATTATTTTTCCCCCAGCATTTTGAAGGTAGAACATCAAGGTGCAACACTAACCAGTTTGTGTTTGTGCATCCCAAGGTCAGAAACTATATCAAGGAACATAGCCCTCGCCAACGGCCTGCAAGAGAGGCCTGGAAGAGAAGCAACTTTAGTTGTGCAAGCACCAGTGGAGTGAGCGGTGCCAGTGCCAGCGCCAGCAGCAGCagtgccagcatggtcagttCTGCAAGCAGCAGTGGGTCCAGTGTTGGAAACTCTGCTTCAAACTCCAGTGCCAACATGAGTCGAGCACACAGTGACAGCAACCTGTCTGCAAGTGCAGCAGAGCGGATTCGGGATTCAAAAGTAAAACGTCTAATCAATACAAAACTTTACCTTTCAATATTAACATTAGTACTCCTTCATATAAATTTCTCGAAGAGTTAAAATGATCCTGCTGTCTAGATGCCTGTGGGTTTTGGTCTTAATTGAACAAGCAGGATGCTCTGCTGTTGAACAAAGCACTCTAGGCTGAGTGCTTTGAAATGCTGTTTTGACCCACAACCATATTGCATTCAATCTTacctgatttttgtgtatgttttaagTAAGATAAATTGGTGGAAATAATGAGTTATTCTCAAGATTGCAATATTGACTGCAACTCACTACTGAGCGAATCTCACTACGTTGCTGATGTTGCTGTCTATTAGCTCCTAAGAATGTTGTGTATGTCTTTTGTGTGTGTTAAATGTTTTCCTAATGTTTTAATCTTAAATGTTTCTTCTtagctaatttaaaaatctaatactTTCTATAATTTCTGTCTACTCTTTTCACAGTTGAGAAAGTTCTGTATAATATTGTcgggcacttaaaaaaaaaaaagaaggtataaGTATATTTAGAATGGTCCTGTGGCTTAGCAGGGGAGTTTGATTCCTTGCAATGGCAAGAATCTGGAGCCAGTTTAAAGATGATAAGAGAATCTCTCTAACTCTTTAGTGACCCAGTGGTGACTTGAAGATACACAATGATTCTTTCCCTGGTTCTTAGGGAAGTAGCAGAAACATAGCCAGTTTTGTTGCTAAGGAATTTCTCTAGATATGtggtcattcctttttattatcaGTTCACCGGTGACAAGGATGGGAGTACCCACTGAGTTTCTGATGGATTTTTAAGATGGTATTCGCCTACTACAAAAaaggcatgattttttttttacctgccaTTGTAAGATTGCTAGTGTTTTTGGATGAAAGGCACCTGAGAATCATAAGTATTAGAGATTTGGGCAATGTTCTCCACAGTTGTATTCAGTATTGTCGCCTAGTATTAATTATGTGTTCATTATGCATTTGTACCAATGTACcttaatggaatttaaaaaagaagtcttTGAAGTGACTTTTTATCTATCACTAGCCAAAATGATTGTCTCAACCCTTCCTAATCAGAAGAGTCACTGGTCAGATACCACAAAATTGgaatcttaatcatttttaagccTAAGCCAGTGGCTCACTAATTGGAACAAGGATCATACTACAGAAGGATTTGAACAGCTCTTAAAGTTAGAAAATAGAGAATTTGATCCACAAAACATTTTGGGGTGGATATGCCAAAAACTAAACCAAACtgatttagaaatttttattttgacagaaGCGATCCAAGCAGCGGAAGTTACAGCAGAAGGCCTTCCGCAAGAGGCAGCTGAAGGAGCAGAGGCAGGCCCGGAAGGAGAGGCTCAGTGGGCTCTTCCTTAACGAAGAGGTGCTGTCCTTGAAAGTGACTGAGGAAGACCATGAAGCAGATGTTGATGTTTTGATGTAATAAGGGTGAATTTATCAACGTTCTTTATGAGCATTAAAATACTCCATCCTTATGGGTTTACATGCATCTTGACCAAAATTTTGGTTAGGGCTGTGCTGATGTACCATTAATAATTTAAGCCAGTGGTTCTTGGCAGGTGATCCCAAGACCTGCAGCTTCAGCATCACTTGAGAAGTTGTTAGGAATGCATACTAGTGGGCCCCGCCCCCAGACATAGTGAATCAGAAACCAACAGGGAGGCGCCTAGCATTGTTTTTTTAACAAGTGCTGGGTTATTCTGATGCACAGTCTAGTTTAAGAACCACTACTTTGGGTAAACGTTTTGACTGTTTAAAGTTTATGGCGGTGAAGTGGGCGTCTTCAAAGACTAGTACTTACACAGTTTAGAAGATTTCAAGGTACTGCTGACAGTAGTTTATTATGTcagtatacatacatgtgtagaGATCATAATTTAGTTCCCTTCTTAATGTTACAATTTCTTAGTTTACTTTTCCTAAAGGGCCATAGCATAATTCTTGATTCCTGGTGGAAATCTTTTCTGAGGTGTGGGGGTGGGCAAGGTGTGGATTGCTGTTTACGATAGTGCCTTCATTAGTTTTAGTTCTGTGTGTTTTCATTCATTATTGACTCAAAGGTATTAGAACAGGCCCTTATCTTTTTCCtattagatttatttttgttttttactttatgtaaGTTCAGAATCCTTTTTTAAGTGATGACTACTGATGAAATAATGTTACTAGTAGCTGAATTTTAGACTTGATGCTATgttgattaatatttaaatggtGAAAGTAATTAGGCAAAATAAGCAATTCTGCTTTTCTGTTGCTTTCAGAATTTTTAGGCTGTAAAATTGTCTCAGGCAGGAAGTCAGTCTATATCTCTCTCAAGTTCTTATTGTAggtcattttttttcagcacagctctaatttttaaatatttggtataaCAGCTTCTGGCATGTGACCTAGTTAATGTTGAAAATTAACTGATGAAAACCCTTGTAGATCTGCTAAACTTCTCTATAAATTGCTAGAAATATACAGAGCAATGAGATATAGAAAACACCTTAGCTTGTTGGTTATTAATAGAGCTCTAATTTT
It encodes:
- the FAM199X gene encoding protein FAM199X isoform X2; the protein is MSDEASAITSYEKFLTPEEPFPLLGPPRGVGTCPSEEPGCLDISDFGCQLSSCHRTDPLHRFHTNRWNLTSCGTSVASSEGSEELFSSVSVGDQDDCYSLLDDQDFTSFDLFPEGSVCSDVSSSISTYWDWSDSEFEWQLPGSDIASGSDVLSDVIPSIPSSPCLLPKKKNKHRNLDELPWSAMTNDEQVEYIEYLSRKVSTEMGLREQLDIIKIIDPSAQISPTDSEFIIELNCLTDEKLKQVRNYIKEHSPRQRPAREAWKRSNFSCASTSGVSGASASASSSSASMKRSKQRKLQQKAFRKRQLKEQRQARKERLSGLFLNEEVLSLKVTEEDHEADVDVLM
- the FAM199X gene encoding protein FAM199X isoform X1, producing MSDEASAITSYEKFLTPEEPFPLLGPPRGVGTCPSEEPGCLDISDFGCQLSSCHRTDPLHRFHTNRWNLTSCGTSVASSEGSEELFSSVSVGDQDDCYSLLDDQDFTSFDLFPEGSVCSDVSSSISTYWDWSDSEFEWQLPGSDIASGSDVLSDVIPSIPSSPCLLPKKKNKHRNLDELPWSAMTNDEQVEYIEYLSRKVSTEMGLREQLDIIKIIDPSAQISPTDSEFIIELNCLTDEKLKQVRNYIKEHSPRQRPAREAWKRSNFSCASTSGVSGASASASSSSASMVSSASSSGSSVGNSASNSSANMSRAHSDSNLSASAAERIRDSKKRSKQRKLQQKAFRKRQLKEQRQARKERLSGLFLNEEVLSLKVTEEDHEADVDVLM